Part of the Mytilus galloprovincialis chromosome 14, xbMytGall1.hap1.1, whole genome shotgun sequence genome is shown below.
TATGAAATAGCATTCAACCATTGAGACAGAGCTTCGATTTATGAATCCAGAGTTAATATTTTTCGACATGTCACCTATTCTGTTGTAGGACATTCTGGTACTCCGTCAAGTAAGAGCAACATAAACAAGAAAAATCAAGCTCCAGTCGGTACAATTGTGGGGTAAGCAGTAAACTTTCTCCAAAACTTCACTGAccatatatttgattttacatCTTTTGGTCGCTCTTAGTATGTCGGACAGCAGATAAGGCAACCTgtcgaaaaattatataatccggGGTCAAAAGTCGGTTATATGAAAAAGGTCTATAGATATTTCTTGTTAACACTTTTAAGTTACATCTGCAGAgaaacatttgaatataaaaaacaattatcaCTAAGGTTTTCTCGAGAAAAACAAACCATTTGTTTATTACAACAAAGCACTTTATAAAAAATAGCACTATTAAGAGATGCAATGACTTCGTCTATTTCCAGTTTAATAATCTAGTAAACTATGGGTAGTTTCACTGTTggtaccaaaaaatgaaaatgaggtcatatAATTGGTCAACGACACCATTGTTTTTGGTGTTTTTGAGTACGTAAATTAAATAACCCAGAATGCATTAAATTATGAAACAGCGAATCGAATTTCTAGTCCATACAGGTACCCGAAACCTAGAATGTGTGTCATATTTTTGcaatataaattagaaaataaacatataattatctttttttttcacagacatataatgttttataataaaaaaaatatcaattcaaaTGTCAATACTAATATCCACGTCATCCTTTTCCATAGTGAATGACATCATGAATGCAAATTTAAAATGGTAGTGCACTTGATAAATAAGTATCTTCAATGATAGGTGGGGCCTGAAAAATGTCTTCCAGTTTAAAAAACAACATTCGTTGAAGCCCTTCTCGGCTTAATGTTCTAAGTTCTGCTTCCGTACTGAGAATGTAGGAAAATAAATGTGGCTTCTTCTGTGCGTCACTATTGTATGTACAGTGATCACGCAAACAGTctatgattttcatttgtaaatcttccattttcttttgatctttgaCTCCATGCcgtgctacaaaaaaaaaaaacgaaattatAAAGTTTGTTCATGACATTACATCGCAAAGTCCCGTTAGTGTATTCCTAATGCATATTTGTTTCATAATTTTGTATCGGATAATTGGATTTCTTCGATAATTTTCCAGTGTATGTGACTTTTTAAAGAAGAATTGTAATGTTAATGAAACTTTGGTGGTAGCCTAAATTCTATTGGCATACATGATGTAGATACCAGGAACAAAATATTTTACTGTAGACTTCAAAAGTCGCACCATGTGAGAGAAACGTAATTTTGCAACGTAATATTCAGTAAACAGAAAGAAACTAGACTAAGCGGGataatacattttgaaaaaaaatagcaaacTAAGAATTTTTAAAGAGCTGCTAAGCAAGGTAGACCAAGAAGGataatacattttgaaagaataGTAAAATAAGATGACTTACTTGTGACTATAGTAAGAATAGTAGACTAAAATGACTTACTTGTGACTAAAGGAAAAATAGTAAATTGAAATGACTTACTTGTGACAAGAGTTAGAGCTGCCATACAAGCAAGTGATGAAATGTCTAGGTTGTTTCTGTGGAGAGACAGCCCAAAGTCGACAATGGAATCTATCCATTCTCCAAATATACTTCTGATCTCGTCTCTGTGGAATACCTGGCCATTGTCAAAAATTATCTGGTCATCATTTGGATGAACTCTGAAAGGTTAATTGCATATAATTAGTATGATAGATAAGgcattacatttaaatattttgacagaatcagcaaataaattttaatatattttttataataacaatTCACAATTTCCAAAAGACACCCATTCACGATTCACTTATTTTAACTTACTAAATTGTTTTTAGTTTCATATCAGTTGAATCAATATTCAAGTAAGCCGTTGAAAAAGTTTTGACTTTTGTCCTTCTACCacgttttatatattaaagcgcAATTTGTGACTTACCTGTATGCTATCCGCAAAACAAAGAGTTCTAATGATGCTGATTTGAAAAGAAGATCTTGATCTTCTTTGCACAGGTCACAGAAGCCCGGGATTTTTTCTGCCCATGCTTTCAGTATATCCATGGAGGTGAGGATAATATCATAGAAAAGCCTGATTTTTTCTTCATGTGAGGTTGGGCTTGTTGAACCGGAAGGCACTTCAAACTGTTGGTAAAAAAACAAATCAGTTGGTTAAATAATTGtaataaagatattttgtattactttcattttaaatgttaatttgaattataaaattaaagcaTACACGAAAGGGGTGTGTTCCTTTTAGATACAAGATAATATCTATATCAACCGTCACAGTGATTTAGAGAACAATGTCCACATAAGGTTAAAGctgtatataatttcaaaatcGTTGCAGAAGATGATCACCCTGTCGACGCATGCGTTCTTGCTCCTTTTGTAGTTCATGAAATTCCCATAGATTTAGtgttttacgttaatttgtatcttttaaatgaatttagGAGTTTTGAAtcgataaactactgttgcctcaAATTTATTCTTACTATGATAACGAATACCGAAACATAAAACCCTATATATGTACTTATCTGTTGTTTAAAACTTAATTTTCAAAGGTATATTTAAACGTGTTGTAACTTACCTTACTGTAGTCCAGATTTGGAATGTCTGGGGAAGAATCTACATGTGCTCGGACTAATGCAGTAATGAGGCTGACTGGGGGTGAAGGTGGTGATTCTTGTGGACTTTTTGGCTTTGATGGAAGCCGACCACGTCTGCCTTTTAAACTGTCTGTTCTCACAACTgtaaaaaaatacaatgtttaacctatatgtcactgatgagtcttttgtagacgaaacgagcgtatggcgcaaatacaaaatttaaatcctggtagacaggtatctatgatgagtttattgtatcACTTAATATATAATTACAGGATGGTTTTCTACTCACAATCAAACCAATAAAGATAAAAGACTTAAACtgacatattgaaataaatatttacatgaatGTTCGTGTTCCTAAGTGTTCAGCTACATTTTAAAATTCAGTAAAATTATAAAGACAAGTATATAGATAGCtttaaaattttatacaatgataattataaaaaatgaaaattgattaGATAGAAATTAACGTACCTTCTTTGACCATGCCAACAACCAGACACTTTTGGAATCTGCAAAACTGGCATCTGTTCCGTCTTCGCTTGTCTACTGGACAATTTTTATCGGCCAAACACACGTACTTGGCATTTTTCTGTACTGTTCTCTGTTTAAGAATAaaacatagatttttatttaagaaaaaatagaCTCTTTGCTACTAACCGAATGTGAGCAACAAATATTACTTAAGAATtcataaatgatttataaaaacattgcCGATGTAGATATTCACAAATCAAAGagaattggaataaaacaaaaatggatgTTCTTACCTTGAAAAATCCCTTGCATCCCTCACAGGTTCTGACTCCGTAATGTTGACAAGCAGCATTGTCGCCACAAACTGCACACAATAGACTCTCCTTCTGTGGTTGTTCCCTCCCAGGGGAAGACCTTGTAGAACTCGGTGTGGAAGGGGTAGCTGGTGATTTGatatgaaatttctgaacatcCATTCTGTAAAGATGGAATACATGTTTTAAAGAttgaatacatgttttaaaatttaaatgtcatgTTGGTAACAGGTATTAAAGACGagtaagaaaaaaattaacagatttgtattttgaaaatagCATTCCAAATATATTCGTTTCTATTTTCTGAAATGACATTTTAAGGATAAGTGACGATAAATTCGGCATAGGTTATGAAAAAGTCACTTTATAGATAAGTAGcaaaaatagaatttgaaaaagAGATCAATCAAGTAATAATTGTATAACTGGTTACAAGTCAACTTACCCTTCTGGGGTACCAGGAGGCATTGGAATTGTTAGAGGCGGTCTACGGGTGAAACCCTGACGCACTACATTTAAATCTCCAGGACGATAATGAGTCCTATCAGTCTCCGTGTGAGGTAAACTTCGGTTGTCATAGAAACCCTGACCGTAACTAGGAAAACTGCTTCTGTCTCTGCAGAAAATGTTTGAAGCATCACTAAAACTTTGATGAGAACTGAATGGCGGATGTTTTTGATCGATTTCGGAATATCCAATATGAGGTGCTTGGAACAGTTCATGAGGTGATGGATAAGTGAATTTTTGTTTAGTGTCACTGATGTATCTTTGTGGTAATAAGTCACAGTCCTGTGCCGGAAATGCTTGAAAACTGCCTTCGTAAGACATCATGGAATCGGTATACTTTGGTTGAGATCCTGGGAAACTTTGATTTTCCTGTGAATACATAGCTCCTAGCTGTTTAGCTGACTCTTTGTCCACCATGAATGCTCCTTCGTAACTGTAGGTTTCTGGATAGCCCTGTTGTATGTTTTGAAAAGCAGATGAATCGAAGCCGCCCTGAAAAATATCAGAAGGAATATCTTCTGATGCGTATGATGTATCCGAAGGCATTGTTCCTTGAAATCCTGCAGATGATGGAAATATGCCGATGTCCGCACTACCTGACTGTGTCCCGCACGAAGCAAACGGTGCAGGCAAATCTCCCAGAAAACTGGCTTGAGATGTGAAGGCAGcctacaaacagaaaaaaatcaaaatgtcttaCTGATATTCTTTTTGTTGACAGCAGATCTTACAAGAGCAAGTTTCAAGTGAATAATGTTTGAATTTTAAAGTAGCTGTGTTATATAGCCTGATGCTGACGTCCGTTTTCTCTTAGCAAATACAACACAAGCTGCG
Proteins encoded:
- the LOC143059660 gene encoding putative nuclear hormone receptor HR38 isoform X2 — its product is MLLLQPQAAFTSQASFLGDLPAPFASCGTQSGSADIGIFPSSAGFQGTMPSDTSYASEDIPSDIFQGGFDSSAFQNIQQGYPETYSYEGAFMVDKESAKQLGAMYSQENQSFPGSQPKYTDSMMSYEGSFQAFPAQDCDLLPQRYISDTKQKFTYPSPHELFQAPHIGYSEIDQKHPPFSSHQSFSDASNIFCRDRSSFPSYGQGFYDNRSLPHTETDRTHYRPGDLNVVRQGFTRRPPLTIPMPPGTPEGMDVQKFHIKSPATPSTPSSTRSSPGREQPQKESLLCAVCGDNAACQHYGVRTCEGCKGFFKRTVQKNAKYVCLADKNCPVDKRRRNRCQFCRFQKCLVVGMVKEVVRTDSLKGRRGRLPSKPKSPQESPPSPPVSLITALVRAHVDSSPDIPNLDYSKFEVPSGSTSPTSHEEKIRLFYDIILTSMDILKAWAEKIPGFCDLCKEDQDLLFKSASLELFVLRIAYRVHPNDDQIIFDNGQVFHRDEIRSIFGEWIDSIVDFGLSLHRNNLDISSLACMAALTLVTTRHGVKDQKKMEDLQMKIIDCLRDHCTYNSDAQKKPHLFSYILSTEAELRTLSREGLQRMLFFKLEDIFQAPPIIEDTYLSSALPF
- the LOC143059660 gene encoding putative nuclear hormone receptor HR38 isoform X1; translated protein: MSSIMSGNFYHRRPVIKREPPFNACVLYNLDSSQRVPASPRRHSLSVTSSPQQSPSTTTITSSTEQMLLLQPQAAFTSQASFLGDLPAPFASCGTQSGSADIGIFPSSAGFQGTMPSDTSYASEDIPSDIFQGGFDSSAFQNIQQGYPETYSYEGAFMVDKESAKQLGAMYSQENQSFPGSQPKYTDSMMSYEGSFQAFPAQDCDLLPQRYISDTKQKFTYPSPHELFQAPHIGYSEIDQKHPPFSSHQSFSDASNIFCRDRSSFPSYGQGFYDNRSLPHTETDRTHYRPGDLNVVRQGFTRRPPLTIPMPPGTPEGMDVQKFHIKSPATPSTPSSTRSSPGREQPQKESLLCAVCGDNAACQHYGVRTCEGCKGFFKRTVQKNAKYVCLADKNCPVDKRRRNRCQFCRFQKCLVVGMVKEVVRTDSLKGRRGRLPSKPKSPQESPPSPPVSLITALVRAHVDSSPDIPNLDYSKFEVPSGSTSPTSHEEKIRLFYDIILTSMDILKAWAEKIPGFCDLCKEDQDLLFKSASLELFVLRIAYRVHPNDDQIIFDNGQVFHRDEIRSIFGEWIDSIVDFGLSLHRNNLDISSLACMAALTLVTTRHGVKDQKKMEDLQMKIIDCLRDHCTYNSDAQKKPHLFSYILSTEAELRTLSREGLQRMLFFKLEDIFQAPPIIEDTYLSSALPF